Proteins from a genomic interval of Streptomyces sp. NBC_00820:
- the coaE gene encoding dephospho-CoA kinase, producing the protein MLKVGLTGGIGAGKSEVSRLLVEHGAVLIDADRIAREVVEPGTPGLAAVVEAFGQEVLAPDGSLDRPKLGSIVFADPAKLATLNAIVHPLVGARSRELESAAAADAVVVHDVPLLTENGLAPLYDLVIVVDAGPGTQLDRLVRLRGMTEADARARMAAQATREQRVRIADIVIDNDVPLDALKKRVAQVWDDLARQAHESGAGGNPDGAGPE; encoded by the coding sequence ATGCTGAAAGTGGGCCTGACCGGCGGCATCGGCGCCGGCAAGAGCGAGGTGTCGCGGCTGCTCGTCGAGCACGGGGCCGTGCTGATCGACGCGGACCGCATCGCGCGCGAGGTCGTCGAGCCCGGAACGCCCGGTCTCGCCGCCGTAGTCGAGGCCTTCGGCCAGGAGGTCCTCGCCCCCGACGGCAGCCTGGACCGGCCGAAGCTCGGCTCCATCGTGTTCGCCGACCCCGCGAAGCTCGCCACCCTCAACGCGATCGTGCACCCCCTCGTGGGCGCCCGCTCCCGCGAACTGGAGAGCGCGGCGGCCGCCGACGCCGTCGTGGTCCACGACGTGCCGCTCCTCACCGAGAACGGCCTGGCGCCGCTGTACGACCTCGTGATCGTCGTCGACGCCGGTCCCGGGACCCAGCTCGACCGGCTGGTCCGGCTGCGCGGGATGACGGAGGCCGACGCACGCGCGCGCATGGCCGCACAGGCGACCCGCGAACAGCGCGTGCGGATCGCCGACATCGTGATCGACAACGACGTACCTCTGGACGCCCTGAAGAAGCGCGTGGCGCAGGTGTGGGACGACCTCGCGCGCCAGGCGCACGAGTCGGGAGCCGGCGGGAATCCCGACGGGGCCGGCCCGGAATAG
- a CDS encoding PAC2 family protein gives MLDPQGLYAWEPKGLAVVDMALAQESAGLVMLYHFDGYIDAGETGDQIVERLLDSLPHQVVARFDHDRLVDYRARRPLLTFKRDRWADYEVPSIEVRLVQDATGAPFLLLSGPEPDVEWERFAAAVRQIVERLGVRMSVNFHGIPMGVPHTRPVGLTPHGNRTDLVPGHSSLFDEAQVPGSAASLLEYRLIDAGHDVLGVAAHVPHYIARSAYPDAALTAVEAITAATGLVLPGIAHALRTEAHRTQTEIDRQIQEGDEELTALVQGLEHQYDAAAGAETRGNMLAEPVDIPSADEIGREFERFLAEREGES, from the coding sequence GTGCTTGATCCGCAGGGTTTGTACGCATGGGAGCCGAAGGGGCTGGCAGTCGTCGACATGGCGCTCGCCCAGGAGTCGGCCGGTCTGGTCATGCTCTACCACTTCGACGGATACATCGACGCGGGCGAGACCGGCGACCAGATCGTCGAGCGGCTCCTCGACTCACTGCCCCACCAGGTCGTGGCCCGTTTCGACCACGACCGGCTCGTCGACTACCGAGCCCGCCGCCCGCTGCTGACGTTCAAGCGCGACCGCTGGGCCGACTACGAGGTGCCCTCCATCGAGGTCCGCCTCGTCCAGGACGCCACCGGCGCGCCCTTCCTGCTGCTGTCCGGCCCCGAACCGGACGTCGAGTGGGAGCGGTTCGCGGCGGCCGTACGGCAGATCGTGGAACGGCTCGGCGTACGCATGTCCGTGAACTTCCACGGCATCCCCATGGGCGTTCCGCACACCCGCCCCGTGGGCCTCACCCCGCACGGCAACCGCACCGACCTCGTCCCCGGCCACAGCAGCCTCTTCGACGAGGCGCAGGTGCCCGGCAGCGCGGCCTCGCTGCTCGAATACCGTCTCATCGACGCCGGCCACGACGTCCTCGGCGTCGCCGCGCACGTGCCCCACTACATCGCCCGCTCCGCGTACCCGGATGCCGCGCTGACCGCCGTGGAGGCCATCACGGCCGCCACCGGACTCGTCCTTCCCGGCATCGCCCACGCGCTGCGCACGGAAGCACACCGCACGCAGACGGAGATCGACCGGCAGATCCAGGAGGGCGACGAGGAACTGACCGCGCTCGTCCAGGGTCTGGAGCACCAGTACGACGCGGCCGCCGGCGCCGAGACCCGGGGCAACATGCTCGCCGAACCGGTCGACATTCCGTCCGCCGACGAGATCGGGCGCGAGTTCGAGCGGTTCCTCGCGGAGCGAGAGGGCGAGAGCTAG
- the rpsA gene encoding 30S ribosomal protein S1 — protein MTSSTETTATTPQVAVNDIGNEEAFLAAIDETIKYFNDGDIVDGVIVKVDRDEVLLDIGYKTEGVIPSRELSIKHDVDPNEVVKVGDEIEALVLQKEDKEGRLILSKKRAQYERAWGTIEKIKEEDGIVTGTVIEVVKGGLILDIGLRGFLPASLVEMRRVRDLQPYVGKELEAKIIELDKNRNNVVLSRRAWLEQTQSEVRQTFLTTLQKGQVRSGVVSSIVNFGAFVDLGGVDGLVHVSELSWKHIDHPSEVVEVGQEVTVEVLDVDMDRERVSLSLKATQEDPWQQFARTHQIGQVVPGKVTKLVPFGAFVRVDEGIEGLVHISELAERHVEIPEQVVQVNDEIFVKVIDIDLERRRISLSLKQANESFGADPASVEFDPTLYGMAASYDDQGNYIYPEGFDPETNDWLEGYETQREAWEGQYAEAQTRFEQHQAQVIKSREADEAAAAEGGEAAAPAAAGGGGGSYSSEGADTSGALASDEALAALREKLAGGQS, from the coding sequence ATGACGAGCAGCACCGAGACCACCGCCACCACCCCGCAGGTTGCGGTCAACGACATCGGTAACGAGGAAGCCTTCCTCGCCGCGATCGACGAGACGATCAAGTACTTCAACGACGGCGACATCGTCGACGGCGTCATCGTGAAGGTCGACCGGGACGAGGTCCTGCTCGACATCGGTTACAAGACCGAAGGTGTCATCCCGAGCCGCGAGCTCTCGATCAAGCACGACGTCGACCCGAACGAGGTCGTCAAGGTCGGCGACGAGATCGAGGCCCTGGTTCTCCAGAAGGAGGACAAGGAAGGCCGCCTGATCCTCTCGAAGAAGCGCGCCCAGTACGAGCGCGCCTGGGGCACCATCGAGAAGATCAAGGAAGAGGACGGCATCGTCACCGGTACCGTCATCGAGGTTGTCAAGGGTGGTCTCATCCTCGACATCGGCCTCCGTGGCTTCCTGCCGGCTTCCCTCGTCGAGATGCGCCGTGTCCGCGACCTCCAGCCCTACGTGGGCAAGGAGCTCGAGGCCAAGATCATCGAGCTGGACAAGAACCGCAACAACGTGGTCCTGTCCCGCCGTGCCTGGCTGGAGCAGACCCAGTCCGAGGTTCGCCAGACGTTCCTCACGACCCTCCAGAAGGGTCAGGTCCGCTCCGGCGTCGTCTCCTCGATCGTCAACTTCGGTGCCTTCGTGGACCTGGGTGGCGTCGACGGTCTGGTGCACGTCTCCGAGCTGTCCTGGAAGCACATCGACCACCCGTCCGAGGTTGTCGAGGTCGGCCAGGAAGTCACCGTCGAGGTCCTCGACGTCGACATGGACCGCGAGCGTGTCTCCCTGTCGCTGAAGGCGACGCAGGAAGACCCGTGGCAGCAGTTCGCCCGGACCCACCAGATCGGTCAGGTCGTCCCGGGTAAGGTCACCAAGCTGGTTCCGTTCGGTGCGTTCGTCCGCGTGGACGAGGGCATCGAGGGTCTGGTCCACATCTCCGAGCTGGCCGAGCGCCACGTGGAGATCCCGGAGCAGGTCGTCCAGGTCAACGACGAGATCTTCGTCAAGGTCATCGACATCGACCTCGAGCGTCGTCGCATCAGCCTCTCGCTGAAGCAGGCCAACGAGTCCTTCGGTGCCGACCCGGCCTCGGTCGAGTTCGACCCGACCCTGTACGGCATGGCCGCGTCCTACGACGACCAGGGCAACTACATCTACCCCGAGGGCTTCGACCCCGAGACCAACGACTGGCTCGAGGGCTACGAGACCCAGCGCGAGGCGTGGGAGGGCCAGTACGCCGAGGCGCAGACGCGCTTCGAGCAGCACCAGGCTCAGGTCATCAAGTCCCGCGAGGCCGACGAGGCCGCTGCCGCCGAGGGCGGCGAGGCTGCTGCCCCGGCCGCTGCCGGTGGCGGTGGCGGTTCGTACTCCTCCGAGGGTGCGGACACCTCTGGTGCCCTCGCCTCGGACGAGGCGCTGGCCGCGCTGCGCGAGAAGCTGGCCGGCGGCCAGAGCTGA
- a CDS encoding class I SAM-dependent methyltransferase: MIQEPEQLDPEGIEPEATRRDAGIAESSRANRGWWDRNADEYQVEHGTFLGDDRFVWGPEGLDEVEAELLGPIEELKGKDVLEIGAGAAQCARWLAAQGARPVALDLSHRQLQHALRIGGSFPLVCADAGALPFADGSFDLVCSAYGALPFVADPRLVLREVRRVLRPGGRFVFSVTHPIRWALPDEPGPEGLTVVSSYFDRTPYVEQDEQGNAVYVEHHRTVGDRVRDVVASGLRLVDLVEPEWPAWNTSEWGGWSPLRGNLIPGTAIFVCERD; this comes from the coding sequence ATCATCCAAGAGCCGGAGCAGCTCGACCCTGAGGGGATCGAGCCCGAAGCCACCCGACGTGACGCCGGGATCGCGGAGAGCAGCCGCGCCAACCGGGGCTGGTGGGACCGCAACGCGGACGAGTACCAGGTCGAGCACGGCACCTTCCTCGGTGACGACCGCTTCGTGTGGGGCCCGGAGGGCCTGGACGAGGTGGAGGCCGAGCTGCTCGGCCCGATCGAGGAGCTGAAGGGCAAGGACGTCCTGGAGATCGGCGCGGGTGCGGCCCAGTGCGCGCGCTGGCTGGCCGCCCAGGGTGCCCGGCCGGTGGCCCTGGACCTCTCGCACCGCCAGCTCCAGCACGCGCTGCGGATCGGCGGATCGTTCCCCCTCGTCTGTGCCGACGCGGGCGCGCTGCCCTTCGCGGACGGTTCCTTCGACCTGGTCTGCTCGGCCTACGGGGCGCTGCCCTTCGTCGCGGACCCGCGGCTGGTGCTGCGCGAGGTGCGGCGGGTGCTGCGGCCGGGCGGGCGGTTCGTCTTCTCGGTGACCCACCCGATCCGCTGGGCGCTCCCCGACGAGCCCGGCCCGGAGGGGCTGACGGTGGTGTCGTCGTACTTCGACCGCACCCCCTACGTCGAGCAGGACGAGCAGGGGAACGCGGTGTACGTCGAACACCACCGCACCGTCGGTGACCGTGTCCGGGACGTCGTCGCCTCGGGCCTGCGGCTGGTGGACCTGGTGGAACCGGAGTGGCCGGCCTGGAACACCTCGGAGTGGGGTGGCTGGTCCCCGCTGCGCGGCAACCTGATCCCCGGCACGGCGATCTTCGTCTGCGAGCGGGACTGA
- the hrpB gene encoding ATP-dependent helicase HrpB: protein MIRYDALDALPVRTALPALTEALDGDGTAVLVAPPGTGKTTLVPLVLAGLVGGGPARRVVVAEPRRIAARAAARRMAWLLGEKPGESVGYTVRGERVVGRHTRVEVVTTGVLLQRLQRDQELAGVDDVVLDECHERHLDADTAAAFLWDVRQTLRPELRLVAASATTDAQGWSRLLGGAPVVEAAGVSYPVEAVWAPPVRPVRPPHGMRVDPALLAHVASVVRRALAERDGDVLCFLPGVGEIARVAGQLGNLGDLDVLQVHGRAPAAVQDAVLTAGERRRVVLATSVAESSLTVPGVRVVVDSGLAREPRVDHARGLSGLTTVRASRAAGRQRAGRAGREAPGVVYRCWSEAEDVRLPAFPAPEIKVADLTAFALQTACWGDPDASGLALLDPPPGGAMAAARDVLTAVGAVDSAGRATELGVRLGRLGVHPRLGRALLDTSGGGAGAVALLSEEAPREYGDDLAGALRRARRGGDAYAGRWRSEVRRLRGVSTEFSHLPAPAPLFPADRSGVPPARADRDAAAASIAASPSRVSGRTDAEEDGLVGLTAALAFPERVARLDGGSYLMVSGTRAELTEGSALRGAPWIVVAVADRPGGKGHARVRLGAAVHEDVARAAAGALLEERDEVRWADGDVVARRVERLGAVELAVRPLRDVASGPLRRALLDGLRQEGLGLLRWSPEAVVLRQRLAFLRAHLGEPWPDVSDEALYARVDEWLEPELGRARRRADLGRIDAGEALARLLPWAGGEAARLEELAPERIAVPSGSRIRIDYGDPERPVLAVKLQEMFGLRETPALAGVPLLVHLLSPAGRPAAVTADLASFWRDGYRAVRAELRGRYPKHPWPEDPAAAEPTRHTNARLRR from the coding sequence GTGATCCGCTACGACGCCCTGGACGCGCTGCCCGTGCGCACCGCCCTGCCCGCCCTGACCGAAGCGCTGGACGGGGACGGCACGGCCGTCCTGGTGGCGCCGCCCGGTACCGGCAAGACGACGCTGGTGCCGCTGGTGCTGGCGGGGCTCGTCGGCGGCGGTCCCGCGCGGCGGGTCGTGGTGGCCGAGCCGCGGCGGATCGCGGCGCGGGCGGCGGCCCGGCGGATGGCGTGGCTGCTCGGCGAGAAGCCCGGCGAGAGCGTCGGGTACACCGTGCGCGGCGAGCGGGTCGTGGGGCGGCACACTCGCGTGGAGGTCGTGACGACCGGCGTGCTGCTGCAGCGGCTCCAGCGTGACCAGGAGCTGGCCGGCGTCGACGACGTCGTGCTCGACGAGTGCCACGAGCGGCATCTGGACGCCGACACGGCGGCCGCGTTCCTGTGGGACGTACGGCAGACGCTGCGGCCGGAGCTGCGGCTGGTGGCCGCGTCGGCGACCACGGACGCGCAGGGGTGGTCGCGGCTGCTGGGCGGGGCGCCGGTGGTCGAGGCGGCGGGTGTCTCGTATCCGGTCGAGGCGGTGTGGGCGCCTCCGGTACGGCCGGTACGGCCCCCGCACGGGATGCGTGTCGATCCGGCGCTGCTCGCGCACGTGGCCTCGGTGGTGCGGCGGGCGCTGGCTGAGCGGGACGGCGATGTGCTGTGTTTCCTCCCCGGAGTCGGGGAGATCGCGCGCGTGGCGGGTCAGCTGGGGAATCTGGGGGATCTGGACGTGCTCCAGGTGCACGGCCGGGCGCCGGCCGCCGTACAGGACGCGGTGCTGACGGCCGGGGAGCGGCGCCGGGTGGTGCTGGCGACGTCCGTGGCGGAGTCGTCCCTGACGGTGCCCGGGGTGCGGGTGGTGGTCGACTCGGGGCTGGCCCGGGAGCCGCGGGTGGATCACGCGCGCGGGCTGAGCGGCCTGACGACCGTACGGGCGTCGCGGGCGGCCGGCCGGCAGCGGGCGGGGCGCGCCGGGCGTGAGGCGCCGGGTGTGGTGTACCGGTGCTGGTCCGAGGCCGAGGACGTGCGGCTGCCTGCTTTCCCGGCGCCCGAGATCAAGGTGGCCGACCTGACCGCGTTCGCCCTGCAGACGGCCTGCTGGGGCGATCCGGACGCCTCCGGGCTGGCGTTGCTGGATCCGCCGCCGGGCGGGGCGATGGCGGCGGCGCGGGACGTGCTGACGGCCGTGGGCGCGGTCGACTCCGCGGGCCGGGCCACGGAACTCGGCGTGCGGCTGGGGCGGCTGGGGGTGCACCCCCGACTGGGACGGGCCTTGCTGGACACCTCCGGCGGGGGCGCCGGGGCGGTCGCGCTGCTCTCCGAGGAGGCGCCGCGGGAGTACGGGGACGATCTGGCCGGCGCTCTGCGGCGCGCCCGGCGTGGGGGTGACGCCTACGCGGGACGGTGGCGGAGCGAGGTACGCCGGCTGCGGGGCGTCTCCACGGAGTTCTCCCACCTGCCCGCCCCTGCGCCGCTCTTCCCGGCGGACCGCAGCGGAGTTCCGCCGGCGCGCGCGGACCGGGACGCGGCCGCCGCTTCGATCGCCGCTTCCCCGTCCCGGGTGAGCGGGCGGACGGACGCCGAGGAGGACGGCCTCGTCGGACTGACCGCCGCCCTCGCCTTCCCCGAACGGGTCGCCAGGCTCGATGGCGGGTCGTACCTCATGGTGTCCGGGACGCGGGCCGAGCTCACCGAGGGATCGGCGCTGCGGGGGGCGCCCTGGATCGTCGTGGCCGTCGCCGACCGGCCCGGCGGCAAGGGGCACGCGCGGGTGCGGCTCGGGGCGGCCGTGCACGAGGACGTGGCACGGGCGGCCGCGGGGGCGCTGCTGGAGGAACGCGACGAGGTGCGCTGGGCCGACGGGGACGTCGTGGCGCGGCGCGTCGAGCGGCTGGGAGCCGTCGAGCTGGCCGTACGGCCGCTGCGGGACGTGGCGTCCGGTCCGCTGCGCCGTGCTCTTCTCGACGGGCTCCGGCAGGAGGGGCTCGGACTGTTGCGCTGGTCTCCGGAGGCGGTGGTGCTGCGGCAGCGGCTGGCGTTCCTGCGCGCGCACCTCGGGGAGCCGTGGCCGGACGTGTCGGACGAGGCGCTGTACGCGCGCGTGGACGAGTGGCTGGAGCCCGAGCTGGGCCGGGCCCGGCGGCGGGCCGATCTCGGGCGGATCGACGCCGGGGAGGCTCTCGCGCGGCTGCTGCCCTGGGCGGGCGGGGAGGCCGCCCGGCTGGAGGAGCTGGCTCCCGAACGGATCGCCGTACCGAGTGGGTCCAGGATCCGGATCGACTACGGGGATCCGGAACGGCCGGTGCTCGCGGTGAAGCTGCAGGAGATGTTCGGGTTGCGGGAGACGCCGGCCCTCGCGGGGGTGCCGCTGCTCGTGCACCTGCTCTCCCCCGCCGGCCGGCCCGCCGCCGTCACGGCCGACCTCGCGTCCTTCTGGCGGGACGGCTACCGGGCCGTGCGGGCCGAGCTGCGCGGGCGCTATCCGAAGCATCCGTGGCCCGAGGACCCGGCCGCGGCCGAGCCCACCCGGCACACCAACGCGCGCCTCAGGCGCTGA
- a CDS encoding lytic transglycosylase domain-containing protein, giving the protein MAAHFGRRLRKGAATTAVAAAAVAALSASQAPGATGEDPGRQAAAGASTPVPDPASDGTATGNSRYYTDLPPLNSPNPGPSSPASGTPVVQGDAEAGIPATVLAAYQKAETDLRAAKPGCNLPWQLLAAIGKVESGQARGGRVDADGTTLGRILGPQLDGNGFALIPDTDHGAYDGNSAYDQAVGPMQFIPSTWAWAGRDGNGDGKKDPNNVYDAALAAGHYLCRNGWDLSSDADLHSAILSYNNSQDYLRLVLNWMEYYGKGTHSVPDGTGTLPSHRSDDSTPRSRPTTPSEPRKPQKPQSKPTPAPDPRPDKPGGGGESPHPTPPAPPVPSQPPTPSATVDHLADADTAQLTAMAGDTFGERIATRAETKSGTAVGKVRVRFTITGDTDATFAGGESVATIATDAKGVALAPALQAGEKTGDFKVTTAVVGHKAKGVDYTATVTARAADTLARTADTPLTCTPGGEFADQVQVKAAYKGAVADKVAVTATLIKAADDSTENDKGPYFKDADGKPVRTLAALQTDDKGLLTLPKLYADDTTGTFLLRLTTPGGATLIVELKVAPADTSTTPSADPSTPSPDPSATS; this is encoded by the coding sequence ATGGCGGCGCATTTCGGCAGGCGACTGCGCAAGGGAGCGGCGACCACCGCCGTGGCAGCGGCAGCGGTCGCGGCTCTGTCCGCGTCCCAGGCTCCGGGTGCGACCGGCGAGGACCCCGGGAGACAGGCCGCCGCCGGCGCCAGCACCCCCGTCCCCGACCCCGCGTCCGACGGGACCGCCACCGGCAACTCGCGTTACTACACGGACCTGCCGCCACTGAACAGCCCCAACCCCGGCCCGTCGTCGCCTGCTTCCGGCACGCCGGTCGTCCAGGGTGATGCCGAGGCCGGCATTCCCGCGACCGTCCTCGCGGCCTACCAGAAGGCCGAGACCGACCTGCGCGCCGCCAAGCCGGGCTGCAACCTGCCCTGGCAACTCCTCGCCGCCATCGGCAAGGTGGAGTCCGGCCAGGCCCGCGGCGGCCGGGTGGACGCCGACGGCACCACACTGGGCCGCATCCTCGGCCCGCAGCTCGACGGCAACGGCTTCGCGCTCATCCCGGACACCGACCACGGTGCCTACGACGGCAACAGCGCCTACGACCAGGCCGTCGGACCCATGCAGTTCATCCCCTCCACCTGGGCCTGGGCCGGCCGCGACGGCAACGGCGACGGCAAGAAGGACCCCAACAACGTCTACGACGCCGCGCTCGCCGCCGGCCACTACCTGTGCCGCAACGGCTGGGACCTGTCGAGCGACGCCGACCTGCACAGCGCGATCCTCAGCTACAACAACTCCCAGGACTACCTGCGCCTGGTCCTGAACTGGATGGAGTACTACGGCAAGGGCACCCACTCCGTGCCCGACGGCACCGGCACCCTGCCCTCCCACCGCAGCGACGACAGCACCCCGCGCTCCAGGCCCACCACGCCCTCCGAGCCGCGGAAGCCGCAGAAGCCGCAGTCGAAGCCCACGCCCGCACCGGACCCGCGCCCCGACAAGCCCGGCGGTGGCGGCGAGAGCCCGCACCCCACGCCCCCGGCCCCGCCGGTCCCGTCACAGCCGCCCACCCCGTCCGCCACCGTGGACCACCTGGCGGACGCGGACACCGCGCAGCTCACCGCGATGGCCGGCGACACGTTCGGCGAGCGGATCGCCACCCGCGCCGAGACCAAGTCCGGGACGGCCGTGGGCAAGGTACGCGTCCGGTTCACCATCACCGGCGACACCGACGCCACCTTCGCCGGCGGCGAGAGCGTCGCCACGATCGCCACCGACGCCAAGGGAGTGGCCCTCGCGCCGGCGCTCCAGGCGGGCGAGAAGACCGGCGATTTCAAGGTCACCACCGCGGTCGTCGGCCACAAGGCCAAGGGCGTCGACTACACCGCCACCGTCACCGCCCGCGCCGCCGACACCCTGGCCCGCACCGCGGACACCCCGCTGACCTGCACCCCGGGCGGCGAGTTCGCCGACCAGGTCCAGGTGAAGGCCGCCTACAAGGGCGCCGTCGCGGACAAGGTGGCGGTCACCGCCACGCTGATCAAGGCGGCCGACGACTCCACCGAGAACGACAAGGGCCCCTACTTCAAGGACGCCGACGGCAAGCCCGTACGCACCCTCGCCGCCCTCCAGACCGACGACAAGGGCCTGCTCACCCTGCCGAAGCTCTATGCGGACGACACCACCGGCACGTTCCTGCTCCGCCTCACCACCCCCGGCGGAGCCACCCTCATCGTCGAGCTGAAGGTCGCCCCGGCCGACACCTCCACCACCCCGTCGGCCGACCCGTCCACCCCGTCTCCGGACCCGTCGGCGACCTCCTGA
- a CDS encoding DUF4184 family protein, whose protein sequence is MPFTLSHAAAVLPAVRGDGSGRGRLVPSVLVAGSFAPDMPYFAASVVPGGMEFGAVTHSFAGVVSVDVLIAWALVTAWLLVREPLVALLPPARQGRPAALLRCGAPRTRLRAVTVRAVSPRAVSVRAVSVLRWYGCAVLGALTHVVWDAFTHHDRWGSRLIPALGRDLAGMPVYTWTQYGSSALGAMVIAVFSVRALRLTPAGQPAGVPALSVRDRWWAGAVIGGCALAGAVLRAARWWDHHAAAAAARPWDLVPTLCFGAGAGLLLGVLLYAAGVRLWRPARIPGGPGDHPERPGRPGRPEGPRSPARAARPGGTVGAGRDRSGAR, encoded by the coding sequence TTGCCGTTCACACTCAGCCACGCGGCGGCCGTGCTGCCCGCCGTCCGCGGGGACGGCAGTGGCCGTGGCCGGCTGGTGCCCTCGGTGCTCGTCGCGGGCTCCTTCGCCCCCGACATGCCCTACTTCGCGGCGAGCGTCGTACCAGGCGGCATGGAGTTCGGGGCGGTCACTCACTCCTTCGCGGGGGTGGTGAGCGTCGACGTGCTCATCGCCTGGGCGCTGGTGACGGCGTGGCTGCTGGTCCGGGAGCCGCTCGTGGCACTGCTGCCCCCGGCCCGGCAGGGCCGGCCGGCCGCCCTCCTGCGCTGTGGCGCGCCACGCACGCGCTTGCGGGCGGTCACCGTGCGGGCGGTCTCCCCGCGGGCCGTCTCCGTGCGGGCGGTCTCCGTGCTGCGGTGGTACGGCTGCGCGGTGCTCGGTGCGCTGACGCATGTCGTGTGGGACGCGTTCACGCACCACGACCGGTGGGGGTCACGGCTGATCCCCGCCCTCGGCCGGGACCTCGCGGGCATGCCGGTGTACACGTGGACGCAGTACGGCTCGTCGGCGCTGGGCGCCATGGTGATCGCGGTCTTCTCGGTACGAGCGCTGCGGCTGACCCCCGCCGGGCAGCCGGCGGGGGTGCCCGCGCTGTCCGTACGGGACCGGTGGTGGGCCGGTGCCGTGATCGGCGGGTGCGCCCTGGCCGGTGCGGTGCTGCGGGCGGCCCGGTGGTGGGACCACCACGCCGCGGCTGCGGCGGCACGGCCCTGGGACCTGGTGCCCACCCTCTGCTTCGGGGCGGGCGCCGGGCTGCTCCTGGGGGTGCTTCTGTACGCGGCCGGGGTCAGGCTGTGGCGTCCGGCCCGGATTCCGGGCGGTCCCGGCGATCACCCGGAACGTCCCGGGCGTCCCGGGCGTCCTGAGGGCCCGCGGAGCCCTGCGCGTGCCGCGCGTCCCGGTGGGACGGTCGGTGCGGGGCGGGACCGGTCGGGCGCTCGGTGA